In Herpetosiphonaceae bacterium, a single window of DNA contains:
- the hisD gene encoding histidinol dehydrogenase gives MINIYTDLAEARQTVLRRRLFEDVTVAPPVQASLDRIFGAGTTPAQAVDRIIADVRQEGDAALRRYSAAIDGVELESVAVARDEIDAAYSQIEPALIDALRLAAAEIERFHRKQVRQSWVDWSHEGALGQIVVPLERVGVYAPGGTAPLPSSLLMAAVPARVAGVDEIVVCSPPQRDSGQISPLVLVAADIAGVQTIYKLGGAQAIAAMAYGTESVRQVDKVVGPGNIFVVLAKRAVYGVVDIEALPGPTETLVIADGSADPRLAAADLLAQAEHDTLASAILLTSSRALAEQVQAEVGRQLEELSRADIAAISIERQGGIVVTPTIEAAIRLANEYAPEHLCLLVADPWRYVGMVRNAGGIFLGERSFEVLGDYVAGPSHIMPTGGTARYASPVNVDDFRKIISLVGLNDTALRRIGPAAARLAQAEGLTAHAAAVRRRLDEAATD, from the coding sequence ATGATCAACATCTATACCGATCTGGCAGAGGCCCGGCAAACGGTGCTGCGCCGTCGCCTCTTCGAGGATGTGACGGTCGCGCCGCCGGTTCAGGCCAGCCTGGATCGCATCTTTGGCGCGGGCACCACACCCGCGCAGGCGGTCGATCGGATTATCGCCGATGTGCGACAGGAGGGCGACGCGGCGCTGCGGCGCTATAGCGCGGCGATCGACGGCGTGGAGCTAGAATCGGTCGCCGTGGCGCGCGACGAGATCGACGCGGCGTACTCGCAGATCGAGCCCGCGCTGATCGACGCGCTGCGGCTGGCGGCGGCTGAGATCGAGCGCTTCCATCGTAAGCAAGTACGCCAGAGCTGGGTCGATTGGAGCCACGAGGGCGCGCTGGGCCAGATCGTCGTGCCGCTGGAGCGCGTGGGCGTGTACGCGCCGGGCGGCACCGCGCCGCTGCCGTCGTCGCTGCTGATGGCGGCGGTTCCGGCGCGCGTGGCGGGCGTCGACGAGATCGTGGTCTGCTCGCCGCCGCAGCGCGACAGCGGGCAGATCTCGCCGCTGGTGCTGGTGGCAGCCGACATCGCGGGCGTGCAGACGATCTACAAGCTGGGCGGCGCGCAGGCAATCGCCGCGATGGCCTACGGCACCGAGTCCGTCCGCCAGGTCGATAAGGTCGTCGGGCCGGGCAACATCTTCGTGGTGCTTGCCAAGCGCGCGGTCTATGGCGTGGTCGACATCGAGGCGCTGCCGGGGCCGACCGAGACGCTGGTGATCGCCGATGGAAGCGCCGATCCGCGCCTGGCCGCCGCCGATCTGCTGGCGCAGGCCGAGCACGACACGCTGGCGAGCGCGATCCTGCTGACCAGCTCGCGGGCGCTGGCAGAGCAGGTGCAGGCCGAGGTCGGGCGGCAGCTCGAAGAGCTGAGCCGGGCCGACATCGCGGCGATCTCGATCGAGCGACAGGGCGGCATCGTGGTCACGCCGACGATCGAGGCCGCGATCCGCCTGGCGAACGAGTACGCGCCCGAACATCTCTGCCTGCTGGTCGCCGATCCGTGGCGCTACGTCGGCATGGTGCGCAACGCGGGCGGCATCTTCCTGGGAGAGCGCTCGTTCGAGGTGCTCGGCGATTACGTGGCGGGTCCGAGCCACATCATGCCCACGGGCGGCACCGCGCGCTACGCCTCGCCGGTCAACGTCGACGACTTCCGCAAGATCATCTCGCTGGTCGGGCTGAACGATACGGCGCTGCGGCGGATCGGCCCTGCTGCCGCCCGGCTGGCGCAGGCCGAGGGCCTGACGGCGCACGCGGCGGCGGTGCGCAGGCGGCTCGACGAAGCGGCGACGGATTAA
- a CDS encoding NAD(P)/FAD-dependent oxidoreductase — MKQARVAIVGGGPAGLSAALAARKLGLDVTVFEKALDFERVGGGLLLHSNGLRVLEALDLLDQLRPVMRPSPTLAVELPDGRRLSTLDFRRLKIPHNYSAVVMRYHLQSYLLSAVEWAGVPVLTGHRCTGISYDGGRACLRFANGCEHECDVVIACDGINSTVRDSIGLRARKHPIGQAYLRGIAELRLEDSTIREIWGPDGRRFGICPLPGEQTYFFCSVPVGGWRKILKSQLEFWIESWHIFGPRVAEVLSAVGDWSQVNYSEVHEIDLRRWWKLPVFVVGDAAHAMTPFMGQGANSAMVDALVLMRLLAPALQSGANLNRVGRKYQSLRRPFVTRIQTASRRIGAVGSWSSAPARLMRDTTMALLGVTGTGRRALLLGAGYNRREQRYFRIE, encoded by the coding sequence ATGAAACAGGCACGTGTGGCAATCGTCGGGGGCGGGCCTGCCGGGCTGAGCGCGGCGCTGGCGGCGCGGAAGCTTGGCCTGGACGTGACCGTCTTCGAGAAGGCGCTGGATTTCGAGCGCGTCGGCGGCGGGCTGCTACTGCACAGCAACGGGCTGCGCGTTCTGGAAGCGCTGGATCTGCTGGATCAGCTTCGTCCGGTGATGCGCCCGTCCCCGACCCTGGCGGTTGAGCTGCCCGACGGCAGGCGCTTATCGACGCTCGACTTCCGCAGGCTCAAGATCCCTCACAATTACAGCGCCGTCGTGATGCGCTACCATCTGCAATCCTATCTGCTCTCCGCCGTCGAGTGGGCCGGCGTGCCCGTGCTGACGGGCCACCGCTGCACCGGCATCAGCTACGACGGCGGTCGGGCATGCCTGCGCTTTGCCAACGGCTGCGAGCACGAGTGCGACGTGGTGATCGCCTGCGATGGTATCAACTCGACGGTGCGCGACTCGATCGGGCTGCGGGCACGCAAACACCCGATCGGGCAGGCATACCTGCGCGGCATCGCCGAGCTGCGGCTGGAAGATTCGACGATCCGCGAGATCTGGGGTCCCGACGGGCGGCGCTTCGGGATCTGTCCCCTGCCCGGCGAGCAGACCTACTTCTTCTGCTCGGTGCCCGTGGGCGGCTGGCGCAAAATCTTGAAAAGCCAGCTTGAGTTCTGGATCGAAAGCTGGCACATCTTCGGGCCGCGCGTCGCCGAGGTACTCAGCGCGGTCGGCGACTGGTCGCAGGTCAACTATAGCGAGGTGCATGAGATCGATCTGCGGCGCTGGTGGAAGCTGCCGGTCTTTGTTGTCGGCGACGCGGCGCACGCGATGACGCCGTTCATGGGCCAGGGCGCAAACTCCGCGATGGTCGATGCGCTGGTGCTGATGCGGCTGCTCGCGCCCGCGCTTCAGTCGGGAGCCAACCTTAACCGCGTCGGGCGCAAGTACCAATCGCTGCGCCGCCCGTTCGTGACGCGCATCCAGACGGCGTCGCGGCGGATCGGCGCGGTCGGCAGTTGGTCGTCGGCTCCGGCGCGGCTGATGCGCGATACCACGATGGCGCTGCTGGGCGTCACCGGCACCGGCAGGCGCGCGCTGCTGCTTGGCGCGGGCTATAACCGGCGCGAGCAGCGCTATTTCAGGATCGAGTAG
- a CDS encoding SH3 domain-containing protein yields the protein MARKAAQPHSQIDQDSGPTPAEACMSAQPEQLQRLHASQQQSVLRKVQQVSGNQHVQRLTTEAPSIMRHAVAGGPIGTATVTATVLNVRQAPSQTANRIGRLQRSQVVQVLARQGEWLRIKLGDSVGFIHGDYATFRPAPAQPQPQEPGMLDQVGGALNSGIRQVGSFLGEMWGSAKETAGGLFGGSRDATPATQGGRQQRPATTTGGAGQAAQGHNPNAILSELETTGASAATARQDGHRQGGVEASEKLAQRDFNALRQYVANFVEVGEATGLPPALLAAIASRESRGGTALDRNGYGDHGNGFGLMQVDKRYHELAGSAHSKEHIAQAAGILKSNLEQIERKFPRWTPAQQLRGAVAAYNFGVKNVQSLERLDIGSTGDDYSADVWARARYYAGLPEFSQGSDRVATTPTMPAARQRQQPGQQAASGRDTSGITVSFGSNADASVVSAYTLQVLKECLAAAGETSATITSTSRDPYNQARVMYDNIVSKGVASQKALYAAGGDRVIDVYVASRAAGKDRAEIIAAMEARIRELGPSTVSKHCADPAVLGVIDVSPGSITNDARFIAAVDADARVSKFLHPGNSSDPAYHIEIPQR from the coding sequence ATGGCTCGTAAAGCCGCACAGCCTCACTCACAGATAGATCAGGATAGCGGGCCGACGCCCGCCGAGGCGTGCATGAGCGCGCAGCCGGAGCAGCTTCAGCGGCTCCATGCCTCGCAGCAGCAATCGGTATTGCGCAAAGTGCAGCAGGTCAGCGGCAATCAGCATGTGCAGCGCCTCACGACCGAAGCGCCGTCGATCATGCGGCATGCCGTCGCGGGCGGCCCGATCGGCACGGCGACCGTGACCGCAACGGTGTTGAACGTGCGACAAGCGCCGTCGCAGACCGCCAACCGCATCGGGCGGCTCCAGCGCTCGCAGGTGGTGCAGGTGCTCGCGCGCCAGGGCGAGTGGCTGCGGATCAAGCTCGGCGACAGCGTGGGCTTTATTCACGGCGATTACGCCACCTTCAGGCCCGCGCCGGCGCAGCCGCAGCCGCAGGAGCCAGGAATGCTCGATCAGGTCGGCGGCGCGCTCAACTCCGGCATCCGGCAGGTCGGATCGTTCCTGGGCGAGATGTGGGGCAGCGCGAAGGAAACTGCCGGGGGGCTGTTCGGCGGCTCGCGAGATGCCACGCCCGCGACTCAGGGTGGTCGGCAGCAGCGACCGGCAACCACGACGGGCGGCGCAGGTCAGGCCGCGCAGGGCCACAATCCCAACGCGATCCTCTCGGAGCTAGAGACGACGGGCGCGTCGGCGGCAACCGCGCGCCAGGATGGGCACCGACAGGGCGGCGTCGAGGCGTCGGAGAAGCTGGCGCAGCGCGATTTCAACGCCCTGCGGCAGTACGTGGCAAACTTCGTCGAGGTCGGTGAGGCGACGGGGCTGCCTCCGGCGCTGCTGGCCGCGATTGCCAGCCGCGAGTCGCGCGGCGGTACGGCGCTGGATCGCAACGGCTACGGCGATCACGGCAACGGCTTTGGGCTGATGCAGGTCGATAAGCGCTACCACGAGCTGGCAGGCTCCGCGCACAGCAAAGAGCATATCGCGCAGGCGGCGGGCATTCTCAAAAGCAACCTGGAGCAGATCGAGCGCAAGTTTCCGCGCTGGACGCCCGCGCAGCAGTTGCGCGGCGCGGTGGCCGCCTATAACTTCGGCGTGAAAAACGTTCAATCGCTGGAGCGCCTGGACATCGGCAGCACCGGCGACGACTACTCCGCCGATGTGTGGGCGCGTGCCCGCTACTACGCGGGGCTGCCGGAGTTCAGCCAGGGCAGCGATCGGGTGGCGACGACGCCGACGATGCCGGCGGCGCGGCAGCGGCAGCAGCCGGGGCAGCAGGCCGCATCCGGTCGCGATACCTCCGGCATTACCGTCAGCTTCGGCTCCAACGCCGATGCCTCGGTGGTCAGCGCGTACACGCTTCAGGTGCTCAAGGAGTGTCTGGCGGCGGCAGGCGAGACGAGCGCGACGATCACCAGCACCTCGCGCGATCCCTACAACCAGGCGCGCGTGATGTACGACAACATCGTCTCGAAGGGCGTCGCCTCGCAGAAGGCGCTCTATGCGGCGGGCGGCGATCGCGTGATCGATGTGTATGTTGCGTCGCGGGCGGCGGGCAAAGATCGCGCCGAGATCATCGCCGCTATGGAGGCCAGAATTCGTGAGCTGGGGCCGAGCACGGTTTCAAAGCACTGCGCCGATCCGGCGGTGCTGGGCGTGATCGACGTTTCTCCGGGATCGATCACCAATGATGCCCGGTTCATCGCCGCCGTCGACGCCGACGCGCGCGTGTCGAAGTTCCTGCATCCCGGCAACAGCAGCGACCCGGCGTATCACATCGAGATCCCGCAGCGCTAA
- a CDS encoding M28 family peptidase — MLHIRPQRWLCLLCLLLVACSSVQPLQPDSATATATQSAAETPVAPSATPEPTEIPVSPSVFPSDVASDPLPTISRMPTPAVPESLLTPVAPLPIADLQFSGERALTIVADQMQWVPRHTGTPGWQQTGDYIIEQARAAGWQVEEQRFEYRGVEGRNIIARRGAGPVLILGAHYDTRKYADRDPDEARRQEPVPGANDGASGVAVLLELARHIDPDRLGREVWLAFFDVEDNGEIDGWEWTVGSRYMAEHLPIKPDAMILVDMIGDADLQIYHETNSTPALRDSIWSTAAELGYTQFIPEPKYAMIDDHVPFLQQGIAAVDLIDFDYPPWHTVGDTADKVSAASLEAVGRTLERWLETRAQP, encoded by the coding sequence ATGCTCCACATCCGACCACAGCGCTGGCTGTGCCTGCTGTGCCTGCTGCTGGTCGCGTGCAGCAGCGTACAGCCCTTGCAGCCGGACTCCGCCACAGCCACGGCCACGCAGAGCGCCGCAGAGACTCCTGTTGCGCCGAGCGCCACGCCTGAGCCGACGGAGATTCCGGTGTCGCCGTCAGTGTTTCCCAGCGACGTGGCGAGCGATCCGCTCCCCACAATCTCGCGCATGCCAACGCCCGCCGTGCCTGAGTCGCTGCTCACGCCGGTCGCGCCGCTGCCGATCGCCGATCTTCAGTTCAGCGGCGAGCGCGCGCTGACGATCGTGGCCGACCAGATGCAGTGGGTGCCGCGTCATACGGGCACGCCCGGCTGGCAGCAGACCGGCGACTATATCATCGAGCAGGCGCGCGCGGCAGGCTGGCAGGTCGAAGAGCAGCGCTTTGAGTATCGCGGCGTCGAGGGGCGCAACATCATCGCCAGGCGCGGAGCGGGGCCGGTGCTGATCCTGGGCGCGCACTACGATACCCGCAAATATGCCGACCGCGATCCCGACGAGGCGCGGCGGCAGGAGCCGGTGCCGGGCGCGAACGACGGCGCCAGCGGTGTGGCCGTGCTGCTTGAGCTGGCCCGGCACATCGATCCCGACAGGCTGGGCCGCGAGGTCTGGCTGGCCTTCTTCGACGTGGAGGACAACGGCGAGATCGACGGCTGGGAGTGGACGGTCGGCTCGCGCTACATGGCCGAGCACCTGCCGATCAAGCCCGACGCGATGATCCTGGTGGATATGATCGGCGATGCCGATTTGCAGATCTACCACGAAACCAACTCGACGCCCGCGCTGCGCGACTCGATCTGGAGCACGGCGGCGGAGCTTGGCTACACGCAGTTCATCCCTGAGCCGAAATACGCGATGATCGACGATCACGTGCCGTTTCTGCAACAGGGCATTGCGGCGGTCGATCTGATCGATTTCGACTACCCCCCGTGGCATACGGTCGGCGACACAGCCGATAAAGTTAGCGCGGCCAGCCTCGAAGCCGTGGGTCGCACGCTTGAGCGCTGG